Sequence from the Collinsella aerofaciens ATCC 25986 genome:
TACGGCATTCGCTATACCGGCGTGATGATCGAAAACTACGAGGACGCGGTCAACCAGACCGAGCCCACGCGCCAACCCGATACCACGCAGTTCCTCTATTTTGGCGGCATGCTGCTGCAGATGGGCGGAGAGCTGGGCTTTCACGGCTACAACCATCAACCGCTCGCGCTCTGGGACATCGACTACGGCACTTTGTACGACTACAAGACGTGGAAGAACAAAGAGACGCTCGTCGCTTCGCTCAACGAACTTATCGCGTTTCAGGACGAGGTCCTGCCCAACGCTCATGGCTCGGTTTACGTGCCGCCGTCGAATATCCTTTCGGCCCGCGCGCGCAAGCTCATCGGCACCGACGTTCCGCGCATTAAGACCATTGCCAGTACGTATTTTGAGGATGGCACCGACCTGCCGTACGTGCAGGAGTTTGGCGTGGCGAGCGATGGCATTGTGGAGCAGCCACGTATTGTTTCGGGCGGCATGGTCGACGATTCCTATATGCGCCTGGCAGCCGTGTCCGAGCTCAACATGCACTACGTGAGCACGCACTTTATGCACCCGGACGACCTGCTCGATCCCGATCGCGGCGCCAAGGATGGCTGGGAAGTCTACAAGGGCGGCCTGACCGACTACCTGGACTGGCTTACCAAGTCTGCGCCCGACCTGCGCCGCCAGACCGGCTCGGATTGCTCGGGCGCCATTCAGCGCTTTTCGTCGGTTACGGTGAGCTTGGATACCAGTGCGGATGCCTGGACGCTCAGCCTGGGCAATTTCCACGACGAGGCTTGGCTCATGTTCCGCGCCAACGACGGCGAGCCGGGCGCAGTCACGGGTGGCGAGATTACGCATCTGACGGGCGACCTGTACCTGATCAAGGCCACGGACAAGACGGTGACCATTGCGCGCAAGGAGGGTAGCGACAAATGAGAATCTGCTTGGTACTCGAGGGTTGCTACCCCTATGTACACGGCGGCGTATCCACCTGGATGCACGGCTACATTACGGCCATGCCCGAGCACGAGTTCGTGCTGTGGGTGATTGGCGCGCATGCTGCCGACCGCGGCAAGTTTGTCTACGAGCTGCCCGGCAACGTGGTCGAGGTGCACGAGGTGTTCCTGGACGATGCCCTGCGGCTTTCGGGCGAGCAGCACGAAGCCAGTTTTAACGACCGTGAGCGCGAGGCGCTACGCCGCCTGGTGTCGCTCTCCAATCCGGATTGGGACGTGCTGTTCGACATTTTCCAGCGCCGTCGCGTGCATCCGCTCTCGTTTTTGCAGAGCCGCACGTTTATGGATATCTTTCGCGACGTGTGCCTGGCCGAGTATCCCTACACGCCCTTTGCCGATGCATTCCACACCATGCGCTCCATGTTGCTGCCCGTGCTCTACCTGTTGGGCAGCGAGGTGCCGGTGGCAGATGTGTACCATGCCATCTCGACCGGCTACGGTGGCCTGCTCGCCTGCCTGGGCTCAAGCGTTCACCATGCGCCGGTGCTGCTGACCGAGCATGGCATCTATACCCGCGAGCGCGAGGAAGAGATCATTCGCGCCGATTGGGTGGTGCCGTCGTTTAAGGACCGCTGGATTCGCTTTTTCTACCTGCTTTCGGAGGAGATCTACCGCCGCGTCTTCCGCGTGACGAGTTTGTTCCATAACGCCCGCAAGACGCAGATTGATATGGGCTGCGATGCGGACAAATGCCTGGTCATCCCCAACGGCATTCAGTTCGACCGCTTTAAGGACATTCCCTTAAAGCCCGATGACGGCTGGGTGGACATTGGCGCGGTGGTGCGCCTGGCGCCCATCAAGGACGTCAAGACTATGATCTATGCCTTCTTTGAGCTGCACGAGCGACTGCCCAAGGTGCGCCTGCACATCATGGGCGGCGTGGACGACGAAGAGTACGGCGCCGAGTGCCACGCGCTGGTCGATACCCTGGGCGTGCGCGACCTGATCTTTACCGGTCGCGTCAACGTGGTCGAGTACATGGAAAAGCTCGACTTTACTATTTTAACGAGCATCTCCGAGGGCCAGCCGCTCAGCGTGCTGGAGTCGCTTGCCGCGCGCCGTCCCTGCGTGACGACCGAGGTGGGCTGCTGCCGTGAGCTGCTCGAAGGCGCTCCGGGTGACGACTTTGGCGTGGCGGGATTTGTGACGCCGCCCATGTATCGCAAGGGCTTGGCCGATGCCATGGAGCGCATGTGCGTGAGCCGCGCCCGTCGCATTGAGATGGGGGAGCGCGGGCAGCGTCGCGTTGCCACGTACTATTTGCACGAGCAGATGCTCGCCAACTATCGCGCGCTGTACGACGAGACGGCGTGTGCGTTTAACCTGCCCAGAGAGGGGGAGTAGCCGGTGGCCGGAATCGGTTTTGAGCTCAAGCGCCTGTTTAGGCGCAAGGGCCTGTTTGCCACGATGCGCGCTTACGGCTACGCCGGCATTGTGTGCACGGGCCCGATGCTGTTGGGCGTGCTGCTCCAGGTGGGCATCTTGGTGCTGTGTGGTCTGTGGGGCGTGGGCCGTGCCAACCAGGATCTGCTGGTGTGCATGGTGACCTACACGCTGCTGGCGTCGCTTACGCTCACGAGCTTTTTCTCCATGCCGGTCACACGCTTTTTGGCTGACATGCTCTTTGCCGAGCGCGAGGATGAGATCTTGCCTTCGTTTTGGGGATCTAATGCCATCATGCTCGTTGCTGGCACCGTGCTCTACGGCGCCTTTTTGCTGTTCTCGGGCGCCACACTGCTGCAGGGACTGCTGTGCCTGTGGCTGTTCAACATTATGATCGTCAACTGGAACGGCATGAGCTACCTCACCGCCATCAAGGATTACCGCGGTATCCTGTGCAGCTTTGCGGCTGCCATTGGCGTCGCGTGCCTATGCGCCCTGGCCGCGCTGGCACTGGGGCTGCCGCCGGTCGAGGGCCTGTTGGCATCAATTGCTCTGGGCTACGGCGTCATGCTTGCCTGGGACGTGGTTCTGCTATACCGGTATTTTCCTCAGAGCGACCGCAGCCCCTGGCTCTTTTTGCAGTGGCTCGATCAGTTTATGCCGCTGGCGCTCACGGGCCTGTTAACCAATCTGGGGCTCTTTGCGCACCTGGTGATTATTTGGGCCGGTCCCATTGGCGTGCAGGTCAAGGGCTTCTTTTATGGTGCGCCCTACTACGATGTGCCGGCGCTCATCGCGTTTTTGACCATCCTGGTCACGACCGTCAACTTTGTGGTCTCGGTCGAGGTCAACTTCTATCCGCGCTATCGCGACTACTACAGCCTGTTCAACGACGGCGGCGTGGTGGGCGACATTGTGGTGGCCGAGGAGGAGATGCTCTCCACGCTTAACAGCGAACTGCGCTTTTGTGCGCTCAAGCAGCTGTTTGTGACCGCGGCGGTCATTTCGCTCGAGACCACGGTGCTGTCGGCCCTACCGTTGGGCTTTAACAACCTGATGCACGGGTATTTTCGCGCGCTGTGCGTGGGCTATGGCCTGTATGCCGTGGGTAATACGGTGATGCTCATCTTGCTGTACTTTACCGACTATAAGGGGGCCGTGCTGGCTTCGGGCCTGTTTGCCGGTGTGGCCGGGCTGGCGACTGCTGTGTCGTTGCTTTTGCCGCAGCAGTTTTACGGCTTTGGCTTTTTGTTGGGTGCGGCGGTGTTTTTTATCGTGGCGCTGCTGCGGCTCGATACCTATACCGCTAACTTGCCGTATCGTATCCTGAGCCAGCAGCCCATTGTGGCGACCGACAAAACGGGTTGCTTTACACACCTGGGCCGCTTGCTCGACCGTGCCGAGCAGCGCTATGAGGAAGGTCGCCATAAGGGTGAGCCGCATGGTGCGTTTGAGCGCGCAGTAGTTCACGTGTATCGCAACCATTGGGGAGGTTCTGATGACCGATAGAATGATGTCCCGCCGTCGCCTGTTTGAGGCGGCTGCCGGTGCGCTGTTGCTTTCGGGCTGCTCGGTGCAGGAAGACTCCTCGACCAAAAAGGTCAAAAAGCAGGACAAGATTAAAAAGGCCGAGGCCTCCGATCAGTCCAAGCATCTTCGCGATAAAGATGAGCTGTACGAGGTCTACGACGACTCGGGTATTGTGACCATGTACCTGACGGTCTCACGCGGCAACAGCTCCGAGAACACCGACCACAGCTGGGCCGAGATCAACACGTACTCGGTGTATGACTATGCCGACATGGGCGTGACGCGCTATCAGGTTATGGGCCTGCTGCAGCTGGGCGACGAAGACGGCCCGGTGGCCGGCGAGGTTGGCTATGGCGAGGAAGCGCCCAATGCCACCGTGCAGGTGCGCGGTCAGACATCGAGCAACAACTCGCAAAAGAATTACAAGGTGGAGCTCAAAAAGGGCAAGGGTACCTGGCGCCAACAGCGCGCGATTGCGCTCAACAAGCACATGGGCGAGGGTATGCGTTTTCGCAACAAGATGGCCTACGACCTTATTCGCGGGATTCCCCAGATGATGGGCCTGCGCACGCAGTTTGTGCATCTGTGGGTGTGCGACCAGACCGAAAAGTCCAACGACACCTTTGAGGACTATGGCTTGTTTACGCAGGTGGAGCAGCTCAACAAGACGGCGCTTAAGGCACATGGCCTGGATAAGAACGGGCATCTGTACAAGGTGAACAGCTTCGATTTCCATCGCTGCGAGGACACCATTAAGCTTGCTGACGACCCCGACTACAACCAGGCAAACTTTGAGGGCATGCTCGAGATTAAGGGCGATTCGGACCACACCAAGCTCATCGAGATGCTCGATGCGCTCAACGACGAATCGCAAAAGATCGACGACGTGCTCGGCACCTACTTTGATACTGAGAATCTGGTCTATTGGCTGGCGTTTCAGATTCTGACGGGCAACTGCGATACGCAGAACCGTAACTGCTATCTGTACAGCTCGCTCAACTCAAATACCTGGTACTTTTTAGATTGGGACAACGACGGCATGCTGCGCAAGCTGGAGCTGTCTCTTACGGGGTTCTCGGACTATGCGAGCTGGGAGCGCGGCGCAAGCAACTACTGGGGCAACGTACTGTTCAATCGTGCGCTGCGCAGCAAATCGTTTCGCAGCGAGCTCGACCGCGCCGTCAAGGACCTGCGCTCGTATATGACCGAGGCACGCCTGAGCAAGATGATCAAGCACTACCGCGAGGTGACTGAATCCCTGGTCTTTGCTTCGCCCGATATCGACCATCTGCCTGTCACCAAGGACCAATACGAGCAGATCGCCGTGGCGATTCCCTCCGAGATCGAGGAGAACTACAAGAGCTTTCGCGAGAGTTTTAAAAAGCCCATGCCGTTCTACATCGGCGTGCCGCAGATCGATAACGGTAAGCTGCGCATTAACTGGGATGCGTCCTACGACTTTGAGGCGCGCGACATTCGCTACACCGTAGAGCTTGCGCGCGACTATGCCATAAGCGACGTGGTCTTTAAGGCCGAGGACGTGCTGCTTCCCGAGGTGACCTGCGATGCGCCCGATGCCGGCCAGTATTTTGTGCGCGTGCGTGCCACCAACTCCGACGGTTATAGGCAAGATGCGTTTGACTACTATGTGACTGACGACGGCAAGCACTACGGCATGAAGTGTTTTTACGTGCAAGACGGCGGTAAGGTCGTGGAGGACACGTATGAGGAGGGCTAGCGCGCTGCTTGAGCGCTTGGCGGCTCCGCCTGTACGTACCACGCAGGAGCGTTACCGCCACGAGCTCAAATATCTCATTAACGAGGGCGAGCACTCCGCGCTTGCCTGTCGCATGGCGCCGGTTTTTAAACTGGACAAGCATGCGCGGGCGGGTGGTTACACCATTCGCAGCCTGTATTTTGACGACTACTGCAACTCGGCCTACGAGGAAAAAGACGCCGGCATTCTCATGCGCAAAAAGTATCGCGTGCGCATCTATAACGGCAGCGACAAGGTGATTAAGCTTGAGCGCAAAAAGAAGTACGGCAGCTGGATCTACAAGGAGGACGCGCCGCTTACGCGCGGCGAGTTTGAGCAGATTCTGGCTGGCGACTACGACTTTTTGCTGAGGAGTCCTTATCCGCTCTGTCGCGAGTTCTACATCGAGTGCATCTGCAACATGATGCGCCCGCGGACCATCGTGGACTACGAGCGCGAGCCGTGGGTGATGGATGAGGGCACCGTGCGCATTACGTTTGACATGAACGTGCGTGCCGCGGTGGGAAGCTTCGATATCTTTGTCGCGACGCTGCCCGCGTTGCCGGTCCTGGAGCCCGGCAAGCTGGTGATGGAGGTCAAGTTTACGGAGTTTTGTCCGCAGCTGGTGCGCGATATGGTGCCGCCGGGCGCGGCCGAACTCACGGCGGTCTCTAAGTACTGCCTGTGTTATGACAAGACCGCCTACCTGCGCGGATTTAATTACTGGGAATCGGATTTTGAGAACCGAGGGGATATTTAGACCATGAGCACCAGGGACTTTTTTAAGAACTCCGTCTTGGAGGCGTTTGGCCAGGTCGACCCTGCCAAGATTGGCCTGTCGCTGCTCGTGGCGCTCGGCATGGGCATCCTGATCTATTACGTGTACAAGCGCTTTTTTTACCGGCGTGGTGTATTCGCGCAGCTTTGCCGTGACACTCGTGGGCATGTGCGTGCTTACCTGCATGGTCACGCTCGCGATCTCGACGAACGTGGTCATCTCGCTCGGTATGGTCGGTGCTCTGTCTATCGTCCGCTACCGTACAGCGGTCAAGGACCCGCTCGACCTGCTGTATCTGTTTTGGGCCATTACCACGGGCATTACGGCCGGTGCCGGCATGTATGCGCTCGTGGGGCTAACGGCCGTGGTCATCGTGGTGATGATCGCCGGCTTTGCGAGTCATCAGGACAAGGCGCGCGTGTACATGATGGTCATCCACTACACGGGCCAGACCACGGGCGACGATATCGTGCGCGCGTTTGGCCGCACCAAGTTTACGGTGAAGTCCAAGACCATGCGCGGCGACAAGGTCGAGATGACCGTCGAGGTGTTCTCGGACGGCGTTGACATGCCCTATGCGGACGCCATTCGCGCGCTCGATGGCGTGGAGGACCTGACGCTCATCCAGTACAACGGCGAGTACCACGGCTAACTTTGTTCCGGCGTTTTAACAAACGCCGGACCGCTCGACGCTGCGCGGGCATCTGCCGGGCTCTTATATTCCGGCGTTCTGCCGAACGCCGGACCGGTCGACGCTGCGCGGGCATCTGCCAGGCGATCTGCCGCTCAAACCGTCGCTCGCGTACATAAAGTACGCTTCGCTCCTCTTTCGCGGCACCTCGCCACGGCAGCTGCCCGCTCGCTGACGTTTGCTCGACCTGGATGGGCGAGTTGATTCATTGAGCGCGTTCGCGGGTATTATGGTGAAAGCGATTTCAATGACAGGGGTGCTCGTGGTAAAGATGAAAGATGTGGCCGAGCTTGCGGGCGTTTCGAGCGCCGCCGTCTCGCGCTACCTCAACGGTGGATATATCTCGGCGGACAAGGCCGAGCGCATTAAGCAGGCAATCGAGTTGACCGGATACGTGCGATCCAGCCAGGCTCGCGCGCTGCGCACCGGTTCCACCAAGCTCATCGGCGTCATCGTGCCTAAGATCAACTCGGAATCCGTGAGCCGCATTACCGCTGGCATTGGCCAGGTGCTCGGTCGCCGTGGCTACCAGATGCTGCTTGCCAACACCGACAATGCGCCCGATCGCGAGCTCGAATACCTCGATTTATTCCAAAACCATCCGGTTGATGGCATTGTGCTGGTGGCAACCATGATCACCGACGAGCACCGTCGGGCGATTGACTCGTGCCGCGTGCCCATTGTGCTGATCGGTCAGCATGTCGAGGGCGCGGCGTGTGTCTATCACGACGATTACGAGGCTGCCTTTGAGCTGGGCCGTGCGCTTGCGGGTCGCGTGGACGGCAAGATCGCCTACATTGGAGTTTCCGAAGAGGACCGCGCGGCCGGTTTCGACCGTCGTCGCGGTTTTGAGGCCGGCTTGCGCGCCGCGGGCGCGGTGCTTGATCCGAGCCTGATTCGCCAGGGGTCATTTACGCTCGACTCGGGCTATCGCGCTGCGCGCGAACTGCTCTCCGTCGATCCCGATGTTTCGTTTATCGCGTGCGCGACCGACACTATGGCGGCCGGCGCCCTGCGCGCTTTTGACGAGCTGCGCGGCGTGGGCGAGGGCGTGCGTCGCGTGAGCGGTTTTGGCGACAACGCGTTTTTGCGCGCGCTGACGGGCGGCATTCCCACCGTGCATTATGGCTACCTGACCAGTGGCGTTGAGGCGACCAATATGTTGCTCAACGCGCTCGATGGCGAGGAGGGGGAGAGCGGTCTCAAGACGCTCAAGCTCGGCCATCAGCTTATGAATGTCTAGGCCTTGGGCACGTCTGCCTGCCTCTGAGACCCCTGTTTTTGCTTCAAAACTACCTTTCGCCGGCTTTTTCCTACCGTTCACCCTACTATGAAAACGATTACAGTCATATCAAACTGAAAACGATTACAGTCATATCAAACTGAAAACGATTACAGTGTAAGTGTCAAAGATGGCCGGGTGCTGATGCGCCCGTTGGAGGAAAGGGAAGTCATGGACTACCGCAAATCAGCCCAAGAGGTGCTCGACAATGTTGGCGGCGCCGACAACGTTGTTTCGGCCGCACACTGCGCCACGCGTCTGCGCCTGGTGATTGCCGATAATTCCAAGGTTAACAAGGAGGCCATCGAGAATGTCGATGGCGCCAAGGGCGTCTTTGAGGCCCAGGGCCAGCTGCAGATTATTTTTGGCACCGGCACCGTCAACAAGGTCTACGAGGAGTTCATCGCGCTCAGTGGCGTCGAGGCTGCCACCAAGGCCGAGGTCAAGGAGGCCGCGGCGCAGCAGCAGAACATCTTTATGCGTGCCATTAAGGTGCTCGGCGACGTCTTTGTCCCCATCATCCCCGCCATCGTGGCTTCGGGCCTGCTGCTGGGCATTATGAGCGCCCTCAACTTCATGGCCTCCAACGGCTTTATCGCGCTCGACACCAATAACTTTATTTATAAGATCGCCGACTTGGTCTCGGGCACGTCCTTTGGCATTCTGCAGATCCTGATCGGTTACTCCGCCGCTAAGGCCTTTGGCGCCAACCCGTATCTGGGCGCTGTCGTCGGTGGTGCATTCATCAACTCCTCGCTGCAGAGCGCCTACACGGTTGCTTCCGAGGGCGTTCAGACCATGGTTACCGTTATTCCCGGTGTGTACAGCTTTGAGTGGGTCGGCTATCAGGGCCATGTGATCCCCATCGTTATCGCCTGCGCCATTCTGGCCTTCCTCGAGAAGCGCCTGCACAAGATCGTTCCCGAGATGTTCGACCTCTTTGTGACTCCGCTCGTCTCGGTGTTCGTGACCGTGCTCGTGACGCTCGTTGCCGTCGGCCCCATCTTTGTCTGGGCCGAGAACGCCATCCTCGGTCTGATCCAGGCCCTGCTGACCCTGCCCTTCGGCATCGGTTCCTTTATCGTCGGCCTGTTCTATGCCCCCACGGTCGTTACCGGTATCCACCAGATGTACACCGCCATCGACCTGGGTCAGCTTGCCCAGTACGGTGTGACCTATTGGCTGCCCATCGCCAGTGCCGCCAACATCGCCCAGGGTGGCGCCGCACTCGCCGTTGCCTTTAAGACCCGCGATGCCAAGATCAAGGGCCTGGCGCTTCCTTCGGCCCTGTCCGCCTTCATGGGTATTACCGAGCCTGCCATCTTTGGTGTGAACCTGCGCTTCTTTAAGCCCTTCATCGCCGGCTGCATCGGCGGCGGTTGCGGTGCCCTGGTCTGCGCACTCACCTCGCTTGCTGCTTCCGGCACCGGCGTTACCGGCATCTTCGGTATCCTGCTGTGCCTGGCCCAGCCCGTGCAGTACGCGATCATGTTTGCGGTCGCCGCGCTGGTTTCCTTTGCCGTCTCGTTTGTCCTGTACAAGGACGAGCCCAAGGCTTCCGAGCAGGCCTAAGAGCTTTTGATTGAGGGGCGCCCGCGGGTTGTATGCTCGCGGGCGTTTCCAGCATCGGGCGCCGATCTCTGGTGCCTTGTAACTTTCGATCTGTTAGGACTTTGATATGTCTAATGCACTTGGTCGCGATCTTGCAAAGCTGGTTGCCGCTGTTGACGCCGCCGCCACTGAGTGCGGTCATGGCGCGTATGGCCAGCGCTTCCATATTATGCCGCCGGCGGGTTGGCTCAACGACCCCAACGGTCTTTGCCAAGCGGGCGGCGTGTTCCACGCTTATTTTCAATATGCGCCGTTTGATGTCGAGGGCGGCGTTAAGGCCTGGGGTCATGCCACAAGCCGCGACCTTATGAACTGGGAATATGTTGGCGCCCCGCTGTTGCCCGACGAGCCGTTTGATTGCCATGGCGTGTATTCGGGCTCCGCGCTTGCCGAGGACGGCCGCATTCGCGTACTGTACACAGGCAACGTTAAACTCTCCGATGCAGACGGCACGTACGACTACGTCAATACCGGCCGCCGCGCCGATACTGTTTATGTCGAGAGCGTTGATGGCCTTGCCGGTCGGGAGTTCAGCCAAAAGCGTGTGGTGCTGGCGTCCGAGGATTATCCCGAGGATTTGACCTGCCATGTGCGCGATCCCAAGGTGTGGCGCGATGATAATGGGCGTTACCACATGGTGCTGGGCGCGCGTCGTCGCGTGGATGGGCCGCATGTCGATAGTCGATTTTGCGCCATGCACGGCGAGGGTGCCGGGCGCGATGTGGGCGAGATCCTGGTGTATGGCTCGGCCGATATGCTGAGTTGGGAGCTCGAGAGCCGCGTGTCTACCCCCGAGCGCTTTGGCTTTATGTGGGAGTGCCCGGGGTATCTGGAGCTTGAGGCGGATGGCGGCGTGCCGGCAAGGTTTCTGTCTTTCTCTCCCCAGGGGCTCGAGGGCGACCGTTGGGACCGCGGCAATGTGTATGCAGCGGGCTACATGCCCGTTACGGGTAACATTACGGGTGGCAAGGACGCTTATGAGCTGGGCGAGTTCCGCCTGTGGGACGCCGGCTTTGACTTCTATGCTCCGCAGGAGTTCACGGCCGAGGACGGTCGCCACATTCTGATCGGCTGGATGGGCATGCCCGATGAGCCGACCTATGGCAACGCGCCCACCGTGGCGTGCGGCTGGCAGCACTGTATGACGGTGCCGCGTGAGCTTACAGCCGGTGCTGGCGGCGTGGTGCTGCAACAGCCGGCGCGCGAGATCGAGCGCCATTATGCCTCGGTGCGTGTGGGGGCGGGCTCGTTGGAGGTCGCCGGCGACGCCTGCTTTGACGTTGTTGTCGACGGTGTCGACGGCGCGTTCACCGCGACCGTTGACGGCGAGCTGAAGCTGGCGTTTGTGCCCGCCGAGGGCGAACTGCCCTCGCGCTTTGAGATGCGATTTACCGATGAGGGTCGCGCTTCTGCCGGCTGCGGTCGTACCGTGCGCTGGGAGCCCGTCGACGAGGTTCGTAACGTGCGCATTGTTGGCGATGTCTCGTCGGTCGAGGTGTTTGTGAATGATGGCGCGCTCGTGTTCTCGACGCGCATCTATCCTGAGGCCTATGGCGTGACCGTTGACGCTCTGGGCGCGAATGTGACCTACCACGCGCTCAACATCTAGGCGATTCGTCGCATATCGGCGCTATACTGCAGCCGTAGCCCACGATGCGGGTAACATCCGCATCGTGGGTTTTTGTTTTGGAGGGAAGGTGCCGTATGGGCGTACAGCAGTTAGAAGAGGCCTGGGCTGCAAGGGCCGGCGCGCGTGAGGCGCGGTTGCTTGCGGCCTCGCATGTTCCGGCGGCGCTGTCTCTGTTGGGGATTGTGCGTCCCGGTGACCGCCTGGTGGCCTTTGCGGACGACTTTGCCGATGCGTTTGCGAGCGGCTTTGATTGCTGCGATGTCGCGCTGGTGGGCTCGCCGTCCGCCGAGGCGTTTGCCGCTGCGTCCGAGGGCATTGATGCTTTGTTTGATGCCGAGGGTCCGCACCTGTGGTGGTTCGTCAACTCCATCGGCGGGTTTGGTCTGCGTGTGCCCGATCTGCGCGCTCTGGGCCGCGCTGCTCGTGAGGCCCATGCGCTGTTTGTGGTGGATAACACGGTGGCGTCGGCTTTTGGCTGCGATCCGCTGCGTTTGGGTGCCGTGCTGTCGCTCGAGGCGCTCGACCGCGTGTGCGCCGGCAAGGCTCCGCGCAAGTTGGTTGCCGTATCGGTCGCGCGCTCGCAGCTCAAGCGCCATCGCGTGGATGCTGCGGCTGAGTGCGCACATGCCCTGCTTGATGGCCGTGGCTTGGCCAAGCTTGATTTGCCTGCTGACGAGGCCGGTGTGCTGGAGCGCGGGCTGGACTCGCTCGATGTCCGCATGCAGGCACACTTCGACCGCGCCCGTGCACTGGCCGAGTATTTGGTCGCCAATGAGATGGTGCGCGACGTGCGCTATCCCGGGCTGAGCTCGCATCCCGACCATGCCATCGCGACAGGAATCCTCGAGCACGGCTTTGGTCCGGCAGTTGAGTTTGATCTTATCGAGCGCAGTGCGGGTGATCTCTTCGATGCTTTGCCGGGGGAGTTTCGTACATTGCCCGCCGGCGGCGCAACGACGCGCCTTTCGGCTCCACACGGCAAGCAGGGGAGCACCATCCGCCTCTTCGCCGGAAGCGATGACCCCTTGATCGTGGCCGCCACCCTAGATAATGCCCTCCGCAAGTAGCTAAATCATCCTCGACTCCATAAGTTGCGGTGAAATAGGGATTGATTTACGGCTTTAACCGCATAAACAGTCCCTATTTCACCGCAACTTATGAGAAGGGGTTGTGTGGCTATAAGGCCCCGTCCCAAATTAGCTACTTTTTAATACTTGCGATGAGGTCGTTTGCTTTGGTGGCAATGACGTTGTTGATGTCGGCCTGCAGCTCCTCGTAGACCGCTATGGCTCGCTCGCCGGCGGGGGTCAGGGTGGACCCGCGGGCGCCGTCGCGCTCGATGAGCTTGCAGCCCAGCTGTCCTTCTGCCTCGTTCACAATGCGCCAGGCCTTGGAATACGCCATGCCCATGCTCTTGGCGGCGCGGTTGAGCGAGTGCTCGCGGGCGATACCCTGCAGCAGCAAGACGCAGCCGTGGCCGAACACGCCCGGCAGATCTTTGTCGCACGACTGAATGACCAGTTTTGCCGTCGTCTTGTACTCCATGCGCTCCACGTCTCTCCGCTAAAGTGTTTGCTGGGTAAACGCAAAGCCTGCGTCAAACCCTCGTGTGCTCTTCTTAAATCATGCATTGTAGCAGTCAAAGTGCGTTAAGATACTTCCCCAGTATTGGGCGCCCAAGGTTGGGCTGGGTCCTACGAGGCCTGCAGCCGACCGGTCGCATGGAAAAAGGAGA
This genomic interval carries:
- a CDS encoding PTS transporter subunit EIIC; this encodes MDYRKSAQEVLDNVGGADNVVSAAHCATRLRLVIADNSKVNKEAIENVDGAKGVFEAQGQLQIIFGTGTVNKVYEEFIALSGVEAATKAEVKEAAAQQQNIFMRAIKVLGDVFVPIIPAIVASGLLLGIMSALNFMASNGFIALDTNNFIYKIADLVSGTSFGILQILIGYSAAKAFGANPYLGAVVGGAFINSSLQSAYTVASEGVQTMVTVIPGVYSFEWVGYQGHVIPIVIACAILAFLEKRLHKIVPEMFDLFVTPLVSVFVTVLVTLVAVGPIFVWAENAILGLIQALLTLPFGIGSFIVGLFYAPTVVTGIHQMYTAIDLGQLAQYGVTYWLPIASAANIAQGGAALAVAFKTRDAKIKGLALPSALSAFMGITEPAIFGVNLRFFKPFIAGCIGGGCGALVCALTSLAASGTGVTGIFGILLCLAQPVQYAIMFAVAALVSFAVSFVLYKDEPKASEQA
- a CDS encoding winged helix-turn-helix domain-containing protein codes for the protein MEYKTTAKLVIQSCDKDLPGVFGHGCVLLLQGIAREHSLNRAAKSMGMAYSKAWRIVNEAEGQLGCKLIERDGARGSTLTPAGERAIAVYEELQADINNVIATKANDLIASIKK
- a CDS encoding PLP-dependent transferase, whose translation is MGVQQLEEAWAARAGAREARLLAASHVPAALSLLGIVRPGDRLVAFADDFADAFASGFDCCDVALVGSPSAEAFAAASEGIDALFDAEGPHLWWFVNSIGGFGLRVPDLRALGRAAREAHALFVVDNTVASAFGCDPLRLGAVLSLEALDRVCAGKAPRKLVAVSVARSQLKRHRVDAAAECAHALLDGRGLAKLDLPADEAGVLERGLDSLDVRMQAHFDRARALAEYLVANEMVRDVRYPGLSSHPDHAIATGILEHGFGPAVEFDLIERSAGDLFDALPGEFRTLPAGGATTRLSAPHGKQGSTIRLFAGSDDPLIVAATLDNALRK
- a CDS encoding glycoside hydrolase family 32 protein, with amino-acid sequence MSNALGRDLAKLVAAVDAAATECGHGAYGQRFHIMPPAGWLNDPNGLCQAGGVFHAYFQYAPFDVEGGVKAWGHATSRDLMNWEYVGAPLLPDEPFDCHGVYSGSALAEDGRIRVLYTGNVKLSDADGTYDYVNTGRRADTVYVESVDGLAGREFSQKRVVLASEDYPEDLTCHVRDPKVWRDDNGRYHMVLGARRRVDGPHVDSRFCAMHGEGAGRDVGEILVYGSADMLSWELESRVSTPERFGFMWECPGYLELEADGGVPARFLSFSPQGLEGDRWDRGNVYAAGYMPVTGNITGGKDAYELGEFRLWDAGFDFYAPQEFTAEDGRHILIGWMGMPDEPTYGNAPTVACGWQHCMTVPRELTAGAGGVVLQQPAREIERHYASVRVGAGSLEVAGDACFDVVVDGVDGAFTATVDGELKLAFVPAEGELPSRFEMRFTDEGRASAGCGRTVRWEPVDEVRNVRIVGDVSSVEVFVNDGALVFSTRIYPEAYGVTVDALGANVTYHALNI